GTCCGGTTCGGGGCGTTGCGCGGGCGCTGCAGCAGGTGGTGCTCCCGCTTGTCGCCGGTGATCCACGCCTCGATGAACGGGTAGGCCATCATCGCGCCGAGGATCACGAACGGCATGATCTGCCCCGGGATCATGACGTTCCAGCTGATGGTGACGCCGAAGATCGAGGTCTCCCAGCCCGGGAAGATGCGGAGCAGTCCCTCGGCCAGACCCATGTACCAGTCCGGTTGGGAACCTGCCGTGACCTCGGCCGGGTTGTAGGGGCCGTACTTCCACACCGGGTTGATCGACAGCAGGCCACCCATGAGGGCGGTGACGCCGAAGACGATGAAGAAGAAGCCACCCGCCTTGGCGGCGTAGATCGGCATCATCGGGTAGCCGACGACGTTCTTCTCGGTGCGGCCGGGCCCGGGCCACTGGGTGTGCTTCTGGAAGACCAGCAGCATCATGTGGGCACCGATGAGCCCCAGCAACAGTCCGGGTATCAGCAGCACGTGGGCGATGTAGAGGCGTGGAATGATCACCTCTCCTGGGAACTCGCCGCCGAACATGAAGAACGACATGTAGGTGCCGACCACCGGTGTGGCCTTCACCAGGCCGTCCGCGATGCGGAGACCGGTGCCCGAGAGCAGGTCGTCGGGAAGCGAGTAGCCGGCGAAGCCCTCGAGGATGCCGAGGAGCAGCAGCACGCCGCCGATCATCCAGTTCAGCTCACGCGGCTTGCGGAACGCGCCGGTGACGAAGACGCGGATGAGGTGGACGAACATCGCGGCCACGAAGAGCATGGCGGCCCAGTGGTGCATCTGCCGCATGAGCAGACCGCCGCGGACGTCGAAGGAGATGTGCAGCGTCGACTCGTAGGCCTCCGACATCTCCAGGCCGCGGTAGGGCTGGTACGAGCCGTCGTAGATGACCTCGCCCATGCTGGGCTTGTACCAGAGCGTGAGGAACACGCCGGTCAGCAGCAGGACCACGAAGCTCCACAGCGCAATCTCGCCGAGCATGAAGGACCAGTGGTCGGGGAAGACCTTGCGCAGCTGCTTCTTGCTCAGCCCGGCCATGCCGGTGCGCTCGTCGGCCCAGTTGGCGACGGCACCGGCCGGGTTCTTCTTGGCCGGCTTGCGCGGTGACTTGGCGGCAGTGGTGCTCGTGCTCATGGATCAGCCTCTTTCCCAGAAACTCGGGCCGACGGGCTCCAGGAAATCGCTGGTGGCGATCAGGTAACCCTCGGAGTCAACTGCCAGAGGCAGCTGGGGAAGGGCCCGCGCTGCGGGTCCGAAAATAACCTTGCCATTGTCGGCCAAATCGAAGGTCGACTGGTGGCACGGGCAGAGCAGGTGGTGCGTCTGCTGCTCCCACAGGGAGATGGGGCAACCCACGTGGGTGCAGATCTTGGAGTAGGCCAGGATGCCGCCCACACCCCAGTCGGCCTTGTCCTCGTCGGGGGTGATGTCGTCGGGCTCCATGCGTACGACGATGATCGCCGCCTTGCCCTTCTCGACGAGCTGGTCGTGGCCCTCGATGGTCTCCTCGCCGTAGGGCTCGCCGTTGTAGAAGATCTCGGGCTCGGCGTTGATGAGCTGGCCGATCTCGACGTACTCGGGCTTGATCGGGGTGCCGGCGACGTCGTTGACGACGCGCATGCCCTCGGTCCAGACGGTCTTGTACCACCCCTTCGGCGGCAGCGGACCGAGGTCGCGCAACGCCACGATGGCGGGGAGCCCGAGGGCGCCGACGGCACCGAGGAGCGAGTTGCGGATCAGGGGACGTCGGGCGATGCCGGAGTCGTCGATGCCCTGCTGCAGGGCGCCGATGGCCTCCTCGCGGTCGGCGTCGGAGGAGCGGATCGCGTGGCGGTCCTCGGCGATCTCCTCGTCGTTCATCAGCTTGCGCGACCACTGGATGGCACCGATGCCGATGCAGAGCAGGGCCAGGCCCAGGGTGACGCCGAGGGCGACGTTGGAGGCGCCGAAGCCGAGGACGACCGTGGGCTCGTCGCCGATCTCGAAGACGAAGTAGGCCACGCAGAACGCCAGCGACATCACGGTGGCGAAGCCGAAGAGGCCGGCGATCTGCCGCTCCGCGCGCTTCTCGGCCCGCGGGTCGACGTCGGTCGGCCGGGGGAGGTGCTCGGGCAGACCGGGGTCGGCGATGGGGCCGGTCTCGGCCCACGTGCGATCACGCTCGGCGGGCGTCTGCCCCGTGCCGTTGGTGGTGCGGTCGATCTCGGTCACGCCTGTGCCCCCTTCCGGGAGGTTCGTGCGGTGTGGGAGGCGATCCAGATCGCGAAGCCCACGAGGGAGCCGATGCCGACGACCCAGGCGAACATGCCCTCGCTGACGGGGCCGAGGGCACCCATGCCGGAGCCGCCGTAGTTCGGGGCCTCCTCGATGCTCTGCAGGTAGGCGATGATGTCGCGCTTCTGCTCGGGCTCCAGGACCTCGTCGGAGAACACCGGCATCTGCTGCGGGCCGGTGATCAGGGCCTCGTAGATGTGGACGGGCTCGACGCCGACCAGGGTGGGTGCGTACTTGCCGCCCGGCAGCGCGCCGCCGGTGCCGGCGAAGTTGTGGCACGCCGTGCAGTTGGTGCGGAAGAACTCGCCACCGCGGACGATGGCCTCCTCGCGCTCGTCCTCGGGGATGGTGTCCGGGTCGTACATCTCCGCGTCGGGGATGGCCGGTCCGGGGCCGAGGCTGGCGACGTACGCCGCGAGCGCTGCGGTCTCCTCCTCGGTGTACACGGGCGCCTTGTCGGGTGCCTGCGCGCCGGGGGCGGCCATGGGCATGCGACCGGTGCCGACCTGGAAGTCGACGGCGGCGGCGCCGACGCCGACCAGCGAGGGGCCGTACTGGCCGCTCTCGGTGGTGATGCCCTCGCCGTTCTTGCCGTGGCACGACGAGCAGCCGACCAGGAACAGCTCGCGGCCCTGGGACACCTGGTCCTCGGTGGCCGCATCCTCGGCTGAGGCCGGAGCGAAGGCGGAGTAGAACCCGCCCGTCATGAGCAGGGCGAGGAGCAGCACCACGGGCCCGGCGATTCGGCTGCGCCGGCCGGCGGAAAGTCGAGCACTCAGGATTCGCACTTGGTTGTCCTCGTTGTCCCTCTACTCAGTGTTCGTGCGGTCGGGCGGTGCGGATGGCTCATTGCAGGACGTAGATCGTGAAGAACAGCGCGATCCACACCACGTCCACGAAGTGCCAGTAGTACGACACGACGATCGAGGTGACCGCCTGCTCGTGGGTGAACTTTCGCGCCAGGTAGGTGCGGCCCAGCACGAAGAGGAAGGCGATGAGCCCGCCGGTGACGTGGAGACCGTGGAAGCCGGTGGCGAGGTAGAACGCCGAGCCGTAGGCCGACGACGAGAGCGTCAGTCCCTCGTGGACGAGCTCGGTGTACTCCAGCGCCTGGCCACCGATGAAGACGGCACCCATGACGTAGGTCAGGATGAACCACTCGCGCAGGCCCCAGCCGCGGACGTTGAACACCTTGCCTGTCCGGCCGACCTGACCGCGCTCCGCGGCGAACACGCCGAGCTGGCAGGTCACCGACGACAGCACCAGGATCACGGTGTTCGTCGTGGAGAACGGGATGTTGAGCAGCTCGGTCTCCTGCGCCCACAGCTCGGGGCTCACCGCACGGATCGTGAAGTAGGCCGCGAAGAGTGCGGCGAAGAACATCAGCTCCGAGGAGAGCCACACGATCGTGCCGACGCTGACCATGCTCGGTCGGTCGTGATGCCCGTGGAGCCGGGACGCGGGGATGACTGCAGTCGATGTCGCCACGAGCGCCATTATGTCGTGAACCCTCGCCCATGGCACCCCGACCCCCGCGTGGGAGTGGTCATCTTCTTCACACCGTGACGTCGGCGCGGCAGGGGTGTCCGGATTGCCCGATACCTGGGCAGTGCTGTGGACAATTGCGCCAGACCTCTTTTCGGGCTTCCACACCCCGATCAGGTCGTACGGCGATGGGCCGCGCCCGGCGCGCCACCGCCGCGGCCGGGCCCGGGTCCCGGTCGGGGGCCCGACGAGTACCATCGTCGCGTGACCGACGCCCAGCAGCCGACCACGCCCCTGTCCGTCCTCGTCTACAGCGACGACAGCCACACGCGTGAGCAGGTCATGCTGGCCCTCGGGACGCGGCCGCACCCGGACCTCCCGTCGGTGGACTACATCGAGGTGGCGACCGAGCCGATGGTGATCCGGCACCTCGACACCGGCACGATCGACCTGGCCATCCTCGACGGTGAGGCCGCACCGGTGGGCGGCCTGGGCATCGCCCGCCAGCTCAAGGACGAGATCTTCAACTGCCCCCCGGTCCTGGTCCTGACCGGTCGCCCGGAGGACGCGTGGCTGGCCACCTGGTCGCGAGCCGAGGCCGCCGTACCCCACCCGCTGGACCCGCTGCTGCTGGCCGAGACCGTGATCCGGCTGCTGCGCGAGCGCGTCCCGGCCACCCGCTGAGCACCCGGTGACCCCCACCTGGCCCGAGGTGCTCTCGGCTCTGACGGCACGAGCGGACCTCTCCGGCACGCAGGCCACGTGGGCCATGGAGGAGATCCTGGCCGGTGCGGCCAGCCCGTCGCAGATCGCGGGCTTCGCCGTCGCGCTGCGGTCCAAGGGCGAGACCGTCGAGGAGCTCGGCGGCCTCGTCGAGGCGATGTTCGCCCACGCCCGCCCGCTCGACCTCCCGGGCCGCTGGCTGGACGTCGTCGGCACCGGGGGAGACCGCTCGATGTCGGTCAACATCTCCACGATGGCGGCCATCGTGGCCGCGGCCGCCGGCGCGCCCGTGGTCAAGCACGGGAACCGGTCGGCGTCGTCGAAGGCCGGCACCGCCGACGTGCTCGAGGAGCTGGGCGTCCGGCTCGACCTGGCTCCCGAGGACGTCGCGCGGGTCGCCCACGAGGTCGGCATCACGTTCTGCTTCGCTCCTGCCTTCCACCCGGCGCTGCGTCACGCGGCGGTGCCGCGACGTGAGCTCGGGATCGCGACCACCTTCAACGTGCTGGGCCCGCTGGCCAACCCGGCCCGTCCCGCCGCGCAGGCGATCGGCTGCGCCGACGTCCGGATGGCGCCCCTGATGGCGGGGGTCTTCGCCCGCCGCGGCGTCGACGCCTGGGTCTTCCGGGGCGAGGACGGCCTCGACGAGCTCACGACCACCGGCGCCTCGCGGGTGTGGGCGGTCCGCGGCGGAGCCGTCACGGAGGCGCGGGTGACGCCCGGCGACGTGGGACTCGAGCAGAGCTCCCCGGAGTCCCTGCGCGGCGGCGACGTGACCCACAACGCCCAGGTCGTGCGCGACCTGCTGGCGGGGCGTCCCGGACCGGTCCGCGACGCGGTGGTGCTCAACGCCGCGGCCGGCGTCGCGGTGCACGCCGCGGGTGACGGCGAGGTCGTCGAGCAGCTGCGCGCCGCGAGGTCGCAGGTCGAGACCGCCATCGACAGCGGCCAGGCCGCCGGCCTCCTGGAGCGGTGGGTCGCCGCGACTCGCGCCTGACCCGCCAGGTCAGTCGAGCTCGAGCACGTACGACGTACCGTCGCGGCGGAAGCCGAGGCGGTCGTAGTAGGGCGCGACCATCCCGGCCGGGGTGACGATGCGGCGGAAGCCGGCCTCGCGGAGCACGGTGCTGCGCCGCCACACGAACTCGCCGGGGGAGAAGTCGCGGTAGCGACGTGTCACGAAGTCGAGCAGCACGTGCGCGGTGCCCTCGCCGTCGTCGTGCACCAGCACCACGCCGACCGTCTCGTCGCCGTGGAGCACGAGGAAGGCGCGCCGACCCGCGGCCGACCCGTCCCAGACGAAGTCGGGCTGGAAGGTGAGGATCTCCTCGCTGTGCTGGCGCAGGGTGTAGCGGAGGTACTCGTCCTCGGGACCGACCTCGATGACCGAGAAGGCCGCGGTGTCGTGGCGCTGTCGCAGCAGCGTGACGAGGTAGTAGGCGTTGATGAGGGCGAGCACGCCGTTCATCGCGACCATCGACCACACCTCGATGAGGGCGTTGAAGCCGGTGAGGACGAGCGAGGCCACGAGGTTGAGGAGCCGGAAGCGGATCACCCGCGCCTGCAGCAACGAGACGACCAGCAGCACCGACCCGGCCCAGCCGAGCGCGTCGAGCCAGCTCATGGGCGTCACCCTAGCGGTCCGCGGGGCTGCCGGCCTCGCGCGCGACCCTGCTCAGAGGGGCACGGTGGTCCCGGAGCGGGCCGAGGCCAGCAGCGCCTCGGCCACCTCCACGACCCGGGTCGCCTCGGCGAGGCCCACCACGTGGTCGTGGAGCCCGAGGACGGCGTCGCGGAAGCAGGTCAGCTCCACGGCCAGCGGCTCCGGCTTCGCGATCGCGTAACGGATCACGTCGCCCTGCACGACCCCCTTGAACGACCGCAGCGTCTCCCACTCCACGGGGGCGACGCCGTTGGCGTAGAAGGTCAGGTCCATCGCCACCGTGTCGGCGACGAGGCTGCCGCGCTCGCCCGTGACGACCGTGATCCGCTCCTTGAGCGGCGACAGCCAGTTGACGACGTGGTTGGCCACGATGCCGTTGTCGAGCATGGCGACGGCCGTGACGAGGTCCTCGTGGACGCGCCCGGAGCGGTGCGCGGTGTGCGCGCTCACCGAGCGGTACGCCGATCGCGTCACCCACGCGGTGAGGTCGATGTCGTGGGTGGCGAGGTCGAGAGCGACCCCGACGTCACCGATGCGGGCCGGGTAGGGCCCGGTGCGTCGGGTGGCCACCTGGTAGATCTCGCCGACCTGGCCGTCGTCGAGCCGTCGCCGCATCTCCTGCAGGGCCGGGTTGTAGCGCTCGATGTGGCCCACGCCGGCGACGAGCCCCGTCCCGGCGAAGGCCTCGACGAGGGAGCGGCCGTCGTCGGCTGAGCCGGCCACGGGCTTCTCGATGAGGGTGTGCACGCCGGCGGCCGCCAGCCGGCGTCCGAGGTCGAGGTGCGTCGAGGTGGGGGTGGCCACGACGGCGAGGTCGGGCTCCAGGGCCAGCAGGTCGTCGACGCCGTCCTGCAGGGGCAGGCCCGCGACGGCAGCGCTCTCCCGCGTGAGCGCGGGGTCGTGGACCCCGACCAGCTCGACGCCCTCGAGCGCACCGAGCGCGCGGGCGTGGTGGCGGCCCATCTGGCCGAGGCCGACCAGCACGGCGCGGAGCTCGCTCATCGGGGCACCTCCTCACGGACCGCAGCGATCACGCGGGCCACGTCGTCGTCGGACAGGTAGGGGTGCATCGGCAGCGACAGCACCTCGGCGCAGGCGAGCTCGGTCGCGGGGAGGTCCACCTGCACGTCGTACGCCGGGAGACGGGGGACCGGGGTCGGGTAGAACACGTTGGTCTGGATGCCGCGCGCCAGCAGGCGCCGCTGCACCTCGTCGCGGTCGGCCAGCCGCAGCGTGAACTGGTGGTAGACGTGCTCGTTGCCCTCGGCGACGAACGGCAGGCGTAGTTCTGCGAGCCCTGCACGGTAGGCGTCAGCGACTGCGCGTCGACGCGCGTTGAGCTCCGGGAGCCGCCGCAGCTGCACCCGCCCGATGGCCGCGGCGACGTCGGTCATCCGGTTGTTCAGGCCCACGAGCTCGTTGGCGTAGCGAGTCTCCATGCCTTGGTTGCGCAGCATCCGGGCACGGCGGGCGAGGTCGGCGTCGGCGAAGGTGATGAGTCCGCCCTCGCCGGTGGTGAGGTTCTTGGTGGCGTAGAAGCTGAACGCCGCGGCGTCGCCGAGGCTGCCGGCGCAACGGCCGCGGCTGTGTGCGGCGTGGGCCTGGGCGGCGTCCTCGAGCAGGAACAGCCCGTGACGCGTCGCGAGGGCCTGGAGCCCGTCCATGGCCGCCACCTGGCCGAAGAGATGGACGGGCACGATGCCGGCCGTGCGGGGGCCGATCGCGGCCGCCACCGACGACGGGTCGACGCAGAAGGTGTCGGGGTCGATGTCGGCGAACACAGGGGTGGCGCCCGTCAGCGCGACCGCGTTCGCCGTCGCGGCGAACGTGAAGGCCGGTACGACGACCTCGTCACCGGGGCCGATGCCCGCCGCGAGCAGCGCCACGTGCAGCGCGCTGGTCCCCGAGTTCACCGCCACGGCGTGCTGCGCGCCGAAGGCGTCGGCGACCTCCTGCTCGAAGGCCGCCACCTCGGCGCCCTGGGTCAGGCGTCCGCTGGCGAGCACGGCCGCGGCTGCGGCCTGCTCCTCGGGTCCGAGGACCACGCGTACGGCGTCGACCGGCGGCCGGCTCACGACGTCTCCCGGAGCTGGTCGTCGACCTCGACGAAGCGCTGCCCGGTGACCGGGCAGGTCCAGGCCCCCTCACCGGCGGGGCTCAGGCGGTGTCCGCTCGGGCCGACCCAGCCGATCCGCCGGGCGGGGACACCGGCGACGAGGGCGAAGTCGGGCACGTCGCGGGTCACGACCGCCCCGGCGGCGACCATGGCCCACCGTCCGATGGTCACGGGCGCCACACAGACGGCCCGGGCACCGACGGAGGCGCCACGACGTACGACGACGGCGACGGGGGTCCAGTCGGCGCCCGTCTTGACCTGGCCGTCGGGATCGACGGCGCGAGGGTGGAGGTCGTTGGTGAGCACGGCGGCCGGACCGATGAAGACGCCGTCCTCCAGGACGGCCGGGCGGTAGACGAGGGCACCCGCCTGCACCTTCACCCGGTCACCGAGCACGACGCCGGCGTCGATCGTGGCGCCGCGGCCGACCACGCACTCCTCGCCGATGCGCGCCCCGGCACCCACCTGCGCCAGACCCCACACCCGCGAGGTGGCGCCGACG
This DNA window, taken from Nocardioides sp. HDW12B, encodes the following:
- a CDS encoding cytochrome bc complex cytochrome b subunit, whose amino-acid sequence is MSTSTTAAKSPRKPAKKNPAGAVANWADERTGMAGLSKKQLRKVFPDHWSFMLGEIALWSFVVLLLTGVFLTLWYKPSMGEVIYDGSYQPYRGLEMSEAYESTLHISFDVRGGLLMRQMHHWAAMLFVAAMFVHLIRVFVTGAFRKPRELNWMIGGVLLLLGILEGFAGYSLPDDLLSGTGLRIADGLVKATPVVGTYMSFFMFGGEFPGEVIIPRLYIAHVLLIPGLLLGLIGAHMMLLVFQKHTQWPGPGRTEKNVVGYPMMPIYAAKAGGFFFIVFGVTALMGGLLSINPVWKYGPYNPAEVTAGSQPDWYMGLAEGLLRIFPGWETSIFGVTISWNVMIPGQIMPFVILGAMMAYPFIEAWITGDKREHHLLQRPRNAPNRTAFLVAMMTLYGLLWAAGGNDILANLFSLDLNTITYFMRGAVFILPPLAFILVRRWCISLQRQDAEKLLHGYETGVIMRSPEGGYSERHLPISVESAYTLTAGHRDEVYHAPSETDANGVKARQLKVMQLRSRLSKLWFADNVAVPTREELEAAHHHADHELEAERQAALAGHAADGHQYDGRSVGPADEPLRPGH
- a CDS encoding Rieske 2Fe-2S domain-containing protein, producing the protein MTEIDRTTNGTGQTPAERDRTWAETGPIADPGLPEHLPRPTDVDPRAEKRAERQIAGLFGFATVMSLAFCVAYFVFEIGDEPTVVLGFGASNVALGVTLGLALLCIGIGAIQWSRKLMNDEEIAEDRHAIRSSDADREEAIGALQQGIDDSGIARRPLIRNSLLGAVGALGLPAIVALRDLGPLPPKGWYKTVWTEGMRVVNDVAGTPIKPEYVEIGQLINAEPEIFYNGEPYGEETIEGHDQLVEKGKAAIIVVRMEPDDITPDEDKADWGVGGILAYSKICTHVGCPISLWEQQTHHLLCPCHQSTFDLADNGKVIFGPAARALPQLPLAVDSEGYLIATSDFLEPVGPSFWERG
- a CDS encoding cytochrome c gives rise to the protein MLSARLSAGRRSRIAGPVVLLLALLMTGGFYSAFAPASAEDAATEDQVSQGRELFLVGCSSCHGKNGEGITTESGQYGPSLVGVGAAAVDFQVGTGRMPMAAPGAQAPDKAPVYTEEETAALAAYVASLGPGPAIPDAEMYDPDTIPEDEREEAIVRGGEFFRTNCTACHNFAGTGGALPGGKYAPTLVGVEPVHIYEALITGPQQMPVFSDEVLEPEQKRDIIAYLQSIEEAPNYGGSGMGALGPVSEGMFAWVVGIGSLVGFAIWIASHTARTSRKGAQA
- a CDS encoding heme-copper oxidase subunit III; amino-acid sequence: MALVATSTAVIPASRLHGHHDRPSMVSVGTIVWLSSELMFFAALFAAYFTIRAVSPELWAQETELLNIPFSTTNTVILVLSSVTCQLGVFAAERGQVGRTGKVFNVRGWGLREWFILTYVMGAVFIGGQALEYTELVHEGLTLSSSAYGSAFYLATGFHGLHVTGGLIAFLFVLGRTYLARKFTHEQAVTSIVVSYYWHFVDVVWIALFFTIYVLQ
- a CDS encoding response regulator transcription factor; the protein is MTDAQQPTTPLSVLVYSDDSHTREQVMLALGTRPHPDLPSVDYIEVATEPMVIRHLDTGTIDLAILDGEAAPVGGLGIARQLKDEIFNCPPVLVLTGRPEDAWLATWSRAEAAVPHPLDPLLLAETVIRLLRERVPATR
- the trpD gene encoding anthranilate phosphoribosyltransferase; translation: MTPTWPEVLSALTARADLSGTQATWAMEEILAGAASPSQIAGFAVALRSKGETVEELGGLVEAMFAHARPLDLPGRWLDVVGTGGDRSMSVNISTMAAIVAAAAGAPVVKHGNRSASSKAGTADVLEELGVRLDLAPEDVARVAHEVGITFCFAPAFHPALRHAAVPRRELGIATTFNVLGPLANPARPAAQAIGCADVRMAPLMAGVFARRGVDAWVFRGEDGLDELTTTGASRVWAVRGGAVTEARVTPGDVGLEQSSPESLRGGDVTHNAQVVRDLLAGRPGPVRDAVVLNAAAGVAVHAAGDGEVVEQLRAARSQVETAIDSGQAAGLLERWVAATRA
- a CDS encoding YgjV family protein, with amino-acid sequence MSWLDALGWAGSVLLVVSLLQARVIRFRLLNLVASLVLTGFNALIEVWSMVAMNGVLALINAYYLVTLLRQRHDTAAFSVIEVGPEDEYLRYTLRQHSEEILTFQPDFVWDGSAAGRRAFLVLHGDETVGVVLVHDDGEGTAHVLLDFVTRRYRDFSPGEFVWRRSTVLREAGFRRIVTPAGMVAPYYDRLGFRRDGTSYVLELD
- a CDS encoding Gfo/Idh/MocA family oxidoreductase; this encodes MSELRAVLVGLGQMGRHHARALGALEGVELVGVHDPALTRESAAVAGLPLQDGVDDLLALEPDLAVVATPTSTHLDLGRRLAAAGVHTLIEKPVAGSADDGRSLVEAFAGTGLVAGVGHIERYNPALQEMRRRLDDGQVGEIYQVATRRTGPYPARIGDVGVALDLATHDIDLTAWVTRSAYRSVSAHTAHRSGRVHEDLVTAVAMLDNGIVANHVVNWLSPLKERITVVTGERGSLVADTVAMDLTFYANGVAPVEWETLRSFKGVVQGDVIRYAIAKPEPLAVELTCFRDAVLGLHDHVVGLAEATRVVEVAEALLASARSGTTVPL
- a CDS encoding DegT/DnrJ/EryC1/StrS family aminotransferase, coding for MSRPPVDAVRVVLGPEEQAAAAAVLASGRLTQGAEVAAFEQEVADAFGAQHAVAVNSGTSALHVALLAAGIGPGDEVVVPAFTFAATANAVALTGATPVFADIDPDTFCVDPSSVAAAIGPRTAGIVPVHLFGQVAAMDGLQALATRHGLFLLEDAAQAHAAHSRGRCAGSLGDAAAFSFYATKNLTTGEGGLITFADADLARRARMLRNQGMETRYANELVGLNNRMTDVAAAIGRVQLRRLPELNARRRAVADAYRAGLAELRLPFVAEGNEHVYHQFTLRLADRDEVQRRLLARGIQTNVFYPTPVPRLPAYDVQVDLPATELACAEVLSLPMHPYLSDDDVARVIAAVREEVPR
- a CDS encoding acyltransferase; the protein is MLEQTADVAPDAVVGATSRVWGLAQVGAGARIGEECVVGRGATIDAGVVLGDRVKVQAGALVYRPAVLEDGVFIGPAAVLTNDLHPRAVDPDGQVKTGADWTPVAVVVRRGASVGARAVCVAPVTIGRWAMVAAGAVVTRDVPDFALVAGVPARRIGWVGPSGHRLSPAGEGAWTCPVTGQRFVEVDDQLRETS